The Halomonas sp. KG2 genome segment GTAGTTGTGAAGCTTGTAGGAATTGACGTTCTTGGTCACTGAGAGAGTCCATTAACGCGGTGGTCAGTGATGCGCTGTCGCCCGTCAAGTCTACTAACTGGGTGATTAAATCCTGAGGGGCAGTCAAAGCTGCGTGCCACGTCTCGGCAGTCAGCTTTCCTGCGTGCTTGTAGGGCGAGTTCTGTATCGGAACAGCAGGCGTCCCAACCAGCATTACTTTGTCGACTCTCTCTTTGAGAGCCATTGCGGTCGCCATGGCGAACACGCCACCTCCCGAAAAACCTAGTAGCGAGAATTTGTTAATTTGAAGCTGCTCTGCCACTGCCTGCACGTCGTCTGTGTGGTCAGCAAAACGGTAGCTTTTCATCTGAGTGGAGCCACCATACCCTGGGCGATCTATGGCAATGAGCCGAATGCTCTCGGTTTCATTTCTTGCAGTTGCCATCAATACTTCTTTTTTAGAACCGGGAATGCCGTGACCGTAGAACCAGGCTGGTGCATCTGTTGAGCCTGTATCCATAACACTCAAAAAACGTCCATCTGGCCTTGGGATACGGTAAGTTTGCATCTCGTAACTACTCAAATCGATTAACTATTCCAACACTAAGCAGTAATGTGCGTATTAAGTCAGCCTGCCTCGTGACGTCTGTTTTTCGCATGACTGATTTTAATTGAGAGCGAGTGGTGTGTACCGTTACGTTCAAATAAGCACTAGCCTCATTAATATCTAGGCCGCGCATTAGTAAATCTACTAGACGCAATTCCGCTACGCTCAATGAGTAAAGGTTTTTTAGACGTCTATGGTCTAGGGGGATGGTCATTTGTGGATCAAGCAAGAAAGCGATAACGGTGGCAGCAGGGCTAACATTCCAGGAAAGGGAAGAATTTATTTCTTGATTACAAAAAAGTACCAGTGAAGCTCCCGCCCTATTTAGCTGAATGCTCTCACAGCGACTTTCTCCTTTGTTCAGCCTACGTGATGCCTGAACAAGGGCTGAACCGAGCTTTTCTTCATTGAAAATTAAGCGGCCGTTACGCTGCTCTATACCGAAGCAATGGGTGCTAAGCACATCTTCGGCAACTCGGTTTAACCAGTGGCAGCGTAGGTTTTCGTCCAGCATCCACACCCCAAAAGGAAGGTGATTAAAGGCATTCTGAGCTTGTGTTAATGCTTCCTGTACTTGGCTAGTCAGTTTGGTTAGTTGAGCTACACGGCGTAAATGTCCGCTCAAATCTTCTAGCTGTTCTTGCTCCTGCCGAGTAAACATGCCCTTTGCACGTGGTCGATGTATGCCAATATGCATCGCAGATGAGCCATCGCGTTCAAACTGGCAGCCCATGGCATAAAAATTTCCGTTTGGGCGGAAAAATAGCTGGTAGTGCTCAGAATGCTCAAATGCCCGATCAGATATTATGTCGGTGCTTGTATGGACTTTGCCTAGTGGGCCGCTAGCCAGTGATGTGCGGAAGGGGTCAAAAACCACGGCCTCCTGCTCATAATTAAGCCCCTGCTCTAAGCCAATAGCAAAGGATCGGTAAACGATAGGGTTTTCACGATCAGTGATACGCAATGCGGCCGAAGGCGAATTGAAATGGCTGGCAAGCTGTTGCAGGAATTCGCCCCAACCCTCTGGGTAGGTGACGTTGTCATATAGCGTATGTAATAGCGTAGATAGGTTTTTTTCTTTGTTATACACGATTGTACTCACTGTTTAATGAGTATCTGTAGTTACAAAACCAAACCATACCTTACTTTTCTAGCAGGTCCTAGGCATCAACGCTAATTCTCTGGTGGTGGTTTTTAGCTATTTCAAGATAAGCAATATAGATGAGCGGCATCGCGATATTTTTAAATGCTTCACCCATTTGAGTGATTCTTGCATGGCTGTCGCGTGCTTAACTTCAATCGAGTTAGGCTCGATATGAAGCAGCTACGTTAAGCAAACAATTGCTTAGCAAGCGTATTTCAAATCAACAGAATTAAAAAGCCAGAAGCTTCTTAATAAGCAGAGCCTAAAGTAAAAGCCGTATAAATTAAGGGGGAAATCAATATGGAAACTATTGATAACAAAGGCTCAGTACTGAAACTCTCGCTCCTGGCCGTGGCTATCGTTGCAGTGGCGGGCTGTTCCAGTGGCGGTAGCTCCAGCCAGCCAATAGATCAAGGTGACCCAGGGCAGACGGATGGCGGTGGTGGCTCAAGTGATAGCGGCGGTAGCTCAGGTGATAGCGGTGGTGGCTCCGGTGATGGTGGAGGTTCGAGTGATCCCGGCCAGGACTTCACC includes the following:
- a CDS encoding alpha/beta hydrolase, producing MSSYEMQTYRIPRPDGRFLSVMDTGSTDAPAWFYGHGIPGSKKEVLMATARNETESIRLIAIDRPGYGGSTQMKSYRFADHTDDVQAVAEQLQINKFSLLGFSGGGVFAMATAMALKERVDKVMLVGTPAVPIQNSPYKHAGKLTAETWHAALTAPQDLITQLVDLTGDSASLTTALMDSLSDQERQFLQASQLRKAFQKNLVAATQQGALIAADSIVRDIQLMAREWPFSVGDLGAPVEIFHGEHDALVHLEHGQALASFISGSVLTALPYSGHYDALIKAYERSV
- a CDS encoding helix-turn-helix transcriptional regulator; amino-acid sequence: MYNKEKNLSTLLHTLYDNVTYPEGWGEFLQQLASHFNSPSAALRITDRENPIVYRSFAIGLEQGLNYEQEAVVFDPFRTSLASGPLGKVHTSTDIISDRAFEHSEHYQLFFRPNGNFYAMGCQFERDGSSAMHIGIHRPRAKGMFTRQEQEQLEDLSGHLRRVAQLTKLTSQVQEALTQAQNAFNHLPFGVWMLDENLRCHWLNRVAEDVLSTHCFGIEQRNGRLIFNEEKLGSALVQASRRLNKGESRCESIQLNRAGASLVLFCNQEINSSLSWNVSPAATVIAFLLDPQMTIPLDHRRLKNLYSLSVAELRLVDLLMRGLDINEASAYLNVTVHTTRSQLKSVMRKTDVTRQADLIRTLLLSVGIVNRFE